A DNA window from Camelina sativa cultivar DH55 chromosome 13, Cs, whole genome shotgun sequence contains the following coding sequences:
- the LOC104737780 gene encoding COP9 signalosome complex subunit 7-like isoform X1, translating into MYYGYSHMAHGVITTKCNTGCISQLVPVQVLKLKQLTVLSLAEVNKISQTYVSSKIFLSMNACQGIVRGKLDQLKRCFEVQFAAGRDLRPGQLGNMIHTLENLSSTSKDLLVSIQDKIKGADNMSEVDNRNRKEVEERVEEVKKSISLKEEIFGEPSGVMDYEEDRSRPKRQLII; encoded by the exons ATGTACTACGGTTATTCGCACATGGCACATGGAGTGATTACAACAAAAT GCAACACTGGTTGTATTTCCCAATTGGTTCCTGTTCAAGTTCTTAAGCTGAAGCAGCTCACCGTCCTTTCTCTGGCGGAGGTAAACAAg ATATCTCAAACATACGTGAGCTCGAAGATTTTCTTATCAATGAATGCAT GCCAGGGTATAGTTAGAGGAAAACTTGATCAGTTGAAAAGATGCTTTGAG GTTCAGTTTGCAGCTGGTAGAGATCTAAGGCCTGGACAGCTTGGGAATATGATTCACACACTGGAAAATCT GTCGAGTACATCAAAAGATCTGCTGGTTTCAATTCAAGATAAGATAAAAGGGGCTGACAATATGAGTGAAGTGGACAATAGAAATCGAAAGGAAGTAGAAGAGAGGGTGGAAGAAGTGAAAAAGTCAATATCCTTGAAG GAAGAGATATTTGGTGAACCAAGTGGAGTGATGGACTATGAAGAGGACCGAAGCAGGCCCAAGAG ACAGCTCATAATCTAA
- the LOC104737780 gene encoding COP9 signalosome complex subunit 7-like isoform X5, whose amino-acid sequence MYYGYSHMAHGVITTKCNTGCISQLVPVQVLKLKQLTVLSLAEVNKGIVRGKLDQLKRCFEVQFAAGRDLRPGQLGNMIHTLENLSSTSKDLLVSIQDKIKGADNMSEVDNRNRKEVEERVEEVKKSISLKEEIFGEPSGVMDYEEDRSRPKRQLII is encoded by the exons ATGTACTACGGTTATTCGCACATGGCACATGGAGTGATTACAACAAAAT GCAACACTGGTTGTATTTCCCAATTGGTTCCTGTTCAAGTTCTTAAGCTGAAGCAGCTCACCGTCCTTTCTCTGGCGGAGGTAAACAAg GGTATAGTTAGAGGAAAACTTGATCAGTTGAAAAGATGCTTTGAG GTTCAGTTTGCAGCTGGTAGAGATCTAAGGCCTGGACAGCTTGGGAATATGATTCACACACTGGAAAATCT GTCGAGTACATCAAAAGATCTGCTGGTTTCAATTCAAGATAAGATAAAAGGGGCTGACAATATGAGTGAAGTGGACAATAGAAATCGAAAGGAAGTAGAAGAGAGGGTGGAAGAAGTGAAAAAGTCAATATCCTTGAAG GAAGAGATATTTGGTGAACCAAGTGGAGTGATGGACTATGAAGAGGACCGAAGCAGGCCCAAGAG ACAGCTCATAATCTAA
- the LOC104737780 gene encoding COP9 signalosome complex subunit 7-like isoform X6 has translation MAELDISNIRELEDFLINECMYAGIVRGKLDQLKRCFEVQFAAGRDLRPGQLGNMIHTLENLSSTSKDLLVSIQDKIKGADNMSEVDNRNRKEVEERVEEVKKSISLKEEIFGEPSGVMDYEEDRSRPKRQLII, from the exons ATGGCCGAGTTAGATATCTCAAACATACGTGAGCTCGAAGATTTTCTTATCAATGAATGCATGTACGCT GGTATAGTTAGAGGAAAACTTGATCAGTTGAAAAGATGCTTTGAG GTTCAGTTTGCAGCTGGTAGAGATCTAAGGCCTGGACAGCTTGGGAATATGATTCACACACTGGAAAATCT GTCGAGTACATCAAAAGATCTGCTGGTTTCAATTCAAGATAAGATAAAAGGGGCTGACAATATGAGTGAAGTGGACAATAGAAATCGAAAGGAAGTAGAAGAGAGGGTGGAAGAAGTGAAAAAGTCAATATCCTTGAAG GAAGAGATATTTGGTGAACCAAGTGGAGTGATGGACTATGAAGAGGACCGAAGCAGGCCCAAGAG ACAGCTCATAATCTAA
- the LOC104737780 gene encoding COP9 signalosome complex subunit 7-like isoform X2 — translation MYYGYSHMAHGVITTKCNTGCISQLVPVQVLKLKQLTVLSLAEVNKISQTYVSSKIFLSMNACQGIVRGKLDQLKRCFEVQFAAGRDLRPGQLGNMIHTLENLSSTSKDLLVSIQDKIKGADNMSEVDNRNRKEVEERVEEVKKSISLKEEIFGEPSGVMDYEEDRSRPKRF, via the exons ATGTACTACGGTTATTCGCACATGGCACATGGAGTGATTACAACAAAAT GCAACACTGGTTGTATTTCCCAATTGGTTCCTGTTCAAGTTCTTAAGCTGAAGCAGCTCACCGTCCTTTCTCTGGCGGAGGTAAACAAg ATATCTCAAACATACGTGAGCTCGAAGATTTTCTTATCAATGAATGCAT GCCAGGGTATAGTTAGAGGAAAACTTGATCAGTTGAAAAGATGCTTTGAG GTTCAGTTTGCAGCTGGTAGAGATCTAAGGCCTGGACAGCTTGGGAATATGATTCACACACTGGAAAATCT GTCGAGTACATCAAAAGATCTGCTGGTTTCAATTCAAGATAAGATAAAAGGGGCTGACAATATGAGTGAAGTGGACAATAGAAATCGAAAGGAAGTAGAAGAGAGGGTGGAAGAAGTGAAAAAGTCAATATCCTTGAAG GAAGAGATATTTGGTGAACCAAGTGGAGTGATGGACTATGAAGAGGACCGAAGCAGGCCCAAGAG GTTTTGA
- the LOC104737780 gene encoding COP9 signalosome complex subunit 7-like isoform X4, producing the protein MYYGYSHMAHGVITTKCNTGCISQLVPVQVLKLKQLTVLSLAEVNKISQTYVSSKIFLSMNACQGIVRGKLDQLKRCFEVQFAAGRDLRPGQLGNMIHTLENLSSTSKDLLVSIQDKIKGADNMSEVDNRNRKEVEERVEEVKKSISLKLHTVGRKRYLVNQVE; encoded by the exons ATGTACTACGGTTATTCGCACATGGCACATGGAGTGATTACAACAAAAT GCAACACTGGTTGTATTTCCCAATTGGTTCCTGTTCAAGTTCTTAAGCTGAAGCAGCTCACCGTCCTTTCTCTGGCGGAGGTAAACAAg ATATCTCAAACATACGTGAGCTCGAAGATTTTCTTATCAATGAATGCAT GCCAGGGTATAGTTAGAGGAAAACTTGATCAGTTGAAAAGATGCTTTGAG GTTCAGTTTGCAGCTGGTAGAGATCTAAGGCCTGGACAGCTTGGGAATATGATTCACACACTGGAAAATCT GTCGAGTACATCAAAAGATCTGCTGGTTTCAATTCAAGATAAGATAAAAGGGGCTGACAATATGAGTGAAGTGGACAATAGAAATCGAAAGGAAGTAGAAGAGAGGGTGGAAGAAGTGAAAAAGTCAATATCCTTGAAG TTGCACACTGTGGGCAGGAAGAGATATTTGGTGAACCAAGTGGAGTGA
- the LOC104737780 gene encoding COP9 signalosome complex subunit 7-like isoform X3, with amino-acid sequence MYYGYSHMAHGVITTKCNTGCISQLVPVQVLKLKQLTVLSLAEVNKISQTYVSSKIFLSMNACQGIVRGKLDQLKRCFEVQFAAGRDLRPGQLGNMIHTLENLSSTSKDLLVSIQDKIKGADNMSEVDNRNRKEVEERVEEVKKSISLKKLHTVGRKRYLVNQVE; translated from the exons ATGTACTACGGTTATTCGCACATGGCACATGGAGTGATTACAACAAAAT GCAACACTGGTTGTATTTCCCAATTGGTTCCTGTTCAAGTTCTTAAGCTGAAGCAGCTCACCGTCCTTTCTCTGGCGGAGGTAAACAAg ATATCTCAAACATACGTGAGCTCGAAGATTTTCTTATCAATGAATGCAT GCCAGGGTATAGTTAGAGGAAAACTTGATCAGTTGAAAAGATGCTTTGAG GTTCAGTTTGCAGCTGGTAGAGATCTAAGGCCTGGACAGCTTGGGAATATGATTCACACACTGGAAAATCT GTCGAGTACATCAAAAGATCTGCTGGTTTCAATTCAAGATAAGATAAAAGGGGCTGACAATATGAGTGAAGTGGACAATAGAAATCGAAAGGAAGTAGAAGAGAGGGTGGAAGAAGTGAAAAAGTCAATATCCTTGAAG AAGTTGCACACTGTGGGCAGGAAGAGATATTTGGTGAACCAAGTGGAGTGA
- the LOC104737781 gene encoding phosphatidylinositol 4-phosphate 5-kinase 9-like — MHQKKSEVQIGKESSGVSSDFNPSPPLLFFPQIVSHHHRDPSIPAAPYRRRFAPPPRPPPLFSLRRSLRRFPLFLFLLPLSYFLLSHPTRSFLVDFLSAFGFSAALIFSLNLALPRLPSIRLFLARSFPSPFPIFWSIGSRPRSDKRGSSSGCWVQLYSNGDVYEGEFHKGKCSGSGVYYYSMSGRYEGDWLDGKYDGYGVETWARGSRYMGQYSQGLRHGYGVYRFYTGDMFSGEWSSGQSHGCGVHTCEDASRYVGEFKWGVKHGLGHYHFRNGDVYAGEYFADKMHGFGVYGFANGHRYEGAWHEGRRQGLGMYTFRNGETQSGHWQNGILDIPSTQNSTFPISPVAVNHSKVLNAVQEARRAAEKAYDVDKVDERVNRAVAAANTAANAARLAAFKAAQKQSKNMDNFPIPVV; from the exons ATGCATCAGAAGAAATCGGAAGTTCAGATCGGAAAAGAAAGCAGCGGCGTCTCTTCCGATTTCAATCCATCTCcccctcttcttttcttcccaCAGATCGTGTCTCACCACCACCGTGATCCCTCTATCCCGGCCGCCCCTTACAGGCGTCGCTTCGCTCCTCCTCCTCGTCCTCCCCCTTTATTTTCTCTGCGGCGCTCTCTCCGGCGCTTCcctctgtttctctttctcctccCTCTCTCCTACTTCCTCCTCTCACATCCCACTCGCTCCTTCCTTGTCGATTTCCTCTCTGCCTTTGGTTTCTCCGCCGCACTTATTTTCTCCCTCAATCTCGCCCTCCCTCGGCTCCCTTCAATCCGCTTGTTCCTCGCACGCTCCTTCCCCTCACCTTTTCCCATCTTCTGGTCCATCGGCTCTCGCCCTAGATCGGACAAGAGGGGAAGCTCCTCCGGGTGCTGGGTCCAGCTCTATAGCAACGGTGACGTTTACGAGGGAGAGTTCCACAAGGGCAAGTGCTCCGGCTCCGGCGTCTATTACTATTCCATGAGCGGCAGGTATGAAGGTGACTGGCTTGATGGCAAGTACGATGGCTATGGTGTTGAGACCTGGGCCAGAGGCAGCCGTTACATGGGCCAGTATAGTCAGGGCCTTCGCCATGGTTATGGGGTTTACCGATTCTACACTGGAGACATGTTCTCCGGCGAGTGGTCCAGCGGACAGAGTCACGGTTGCGGAGTTCACACCTGCGAAGACGCAAGTCGCTATGTTGGGGAGTTCAAGTGGGGCGTCAAGCATGGTCTTGGTCATTACCACTTCAG GAACGGGGACGTATACGCAGGAGAATACTTTGCTGACAAGATGCATGGATTCGGGGTCTATGGGTTTGCAAATGGTCACCGGTATGAAGGAGCTTGGCATGAAGGTAGGCGGCAAGGGCTGGGGATGTATACATTCAGAAATGGAGAAACACAGTCGGGCCATTGGCAAAATGGGATCCTCGACATTCCAAGCACACAAAATTCAACTTTTCCCATATCTCCTGTTGCAGTCAACCATTCCAAAGTGCTAAATGCAGTCCAG GAGGCACGGAGAGCAGCGGAGAAGGCTTATGACGTAGACAAGGTTGATGAGAGAGTTAACAGAGCGGTTGCAGCTGCCAATACAGCTGCCAATGCTGCAAGACTGGCGGCCTTCAAAGCTGCccaaaaacaatctaaaaacatGGACAATTTTCCGATTCCTGTTGTGTGA
- the LOC104738582 gene encoding uncharacterized protein LOC104738582, whose protein sequence is MRRGNGELFYKHAFFNGVAFKEAVLDYVLKTGRNLKQYRYDKAKIGYKCVGVNDEDGSKCEWKVYASILSNDRVWKINKFVDKHSCIPNGECEMLTVPHIARLFVDKIRDDLEYFMPRKIEEIVMRDWKISITRPQCQAARKTARKWIEREYDEQFHRLRDYAAEIMASNPNSHVEGECITDDEGKDMFNRFYVCFDNIRRTWMATCRPIIGIDGCFLKNKIKGQLLVALGRDANNGIYPIAWGVVKGLIKVVSEELPKIEHQMCVQHIFGNLKNVHGNKSRLKPLLWDLAWSYNETEYMRHLERIFAYDSRVYSDVMRTNPKSWCRAFHKVGNYCIDVDNNPTESFNSSINKARVRGNKTTGHGISTPYVVMFLADEQKLASTAKVSTSTNGTFEVKVSGDSHRVCLKKMTCTCQKWQICGIPCEHAYGLIIHKTLKAEDYVCQWFRTAIWRRNYEEGLIP, encoded by the exons ATGAGGCGTGGCAATGGGGAGTTGTTCTATAAGCATGCGTTTTTCAATGGAGTTGCATTCAAGGAGGCGGTTCTCGATTATGTTCTCAAAACCGGGAGAAATCTGAAGCAGTACAGGTATGATAAAGCGAAAATAGGGTATAAATGCGTTGGTGTTAATGATGAGGATGGATCTAAATGTGAGTGGAAGGTTTATGCGTCGATTCTTTCAAATGATAGGGTATGGAAGATCAATAAATTTGTTGATAAGCATAGCTGTATCCCAAATGGAGAGTGTGAGATGTTAACAGTGCCTCATATAGCtaggttgtttgttgataagaTTAGAGATGATCTCGAGTACTTCATGCCTAGGAAGATTGAGGAAATCGTAATGAGAGATTGGAAGATTAGTATCACTAGGCCTCAGTGTCAAGCTGCTAGGAAGACTGCTAGAAAGTGGATTGAGAGGGAGTATGATGAGCAGTtccatagattaagagattatgcaGCTGAGATTATGGCATCAAACCCGAATTCACATGTAGAGGGCGAGTGTATTACAGACGATGAAGGGAAGGACATGTTCAACAggttctatgtttgttttgacaACATTAGAAGAACATGGATGGCGACTTGTAGGCCGATCATAGGAATTGATGGTTGCTTTTTGAAGAATAAGATTAAGGGTCAGCTATTGGTAGCTTTAGGCAGGGATGCAAACAATGGTATATATCCAATAGCATGGGGAGTTGTCAAG GGATTGATCAAAGTTGTTTCTGAGGAGTTACCAAAGATAGAGCATCAGATGTGTGTTCAACACATCTTCGGGAACTTGAAAAATGTTCATGGAAATAAATCTCGATTGAAGCCACTACTATGGGATTTGGCATGGTCTTACAATGAGACAGAGTATATGCGGCATTTGGAGAGGATATTTGCTTATGATTCTCGCGTTTACAGTGATGTAATGAGGACAAATCCAAAGAGTTGGTGCAGGGCATTCCACAAGGTTGGTAATTACTGCATAGATGTCGACAATAACCCGACTGAGTCATTTAACAGCTCCATCAACAAGGCAAGAGTTAGAGGCAATAAGACGACTGGCCATG GGATCTCTACTCCAtatgttgttatgtttcttgcgGATGAGCAAAAACTAGCATCTACGGCTAAGGTATCAACAAGCACAAATGGCACATTTGAAGTCAAAGTCAGTGGAGACTCTCACCGTGTCTGTCTAAAGAAGATGACTTGTACGTGTCAGAAGTGGCAAATTTGTGGCATCCCATGTGAGCATGCATATGGTCTCATCATTCATAAGACGCTAAAGGCTGAAGACTACGTCTGCCAGTGGTTCCGAACAGCTATATGGAGGAGAAATTATGAAGAAGGCCTAATTCCATAA
- the LOC104738583 gene encoding uncharacterized protein At4g04775-like has translation MSNLSTKSTGTSSSRARGRVFGVPKRCWCGEAVVALISKSDPNPYRRYYRCSFAATNKLRNDEHTFKWVDEALLNEVDALISRNAGLEQQLKELRTERLEFDTMVYEKMEKEVLEKVEDGLGEAKSWNKKMMSVILLVCMVMIGLSKVVG, from the exons ATGAGCAATTTATCAACAAAGTCGACTGGAACTTCCAGTTCTCGTGCGAGAGGAAGAGTTTTCGGTGTGCCAAAGAGATGTTGGTGCGGGGAAGCTGTTGTGGCATTGATCTCGAAATCTGATCCGAATCCTTACCGGAGATACTACCGTTGTAGTTTTGCTGCAACAAATAAg CTTCGGAACGATGAACACACGTTCAAGTGGGTCGATGAAGCTTTGCTGAATGAGGTAGATGCATTGATCTCGAGGAATGCTGGACTTGAGCAACAGCTGAAAGAGCTTAGGACAGAGAGGTTGGAGTTTGATACTATGGTttatgagaagatggagaaagaggTCTTGGAGAAGGTTGAAGATGGTTTAGGTGAAGCCAAATCATGGAATAAAAAGATGATGAGTGTTATATTGTTAGTCTGTATGGTCATGATTGGACTAAGCAAAGTAGTTGGTTGA